A region from the Natronomonas salsuginis genome encodes:
- a CDS encoding DUF499 domain-containing protein — MSAEGTLDTEIDDILTLSQELTEGDGLIKGQIRLYDVDSDEDTLESNPGRFFNRTLLTDGLEDSLKRLRDTLQGEDNTRIHEMYGPYGTGKSHQMVAMYHCFNSPDVVEEWADGRVEGLDGTLPRDALPVVVSLQKEQSEYLWEPLFDALDYEVTEEDYDEEGGYPTIDVIEEAVGDRTVAFFMDELEDWFGTLEGRRESANKGFLQALLETTSRTNLYAIVSVLREGSAVHDILSRQTRVEVNMSNQVDIKDVLRHRLVEPDSIDMRAVETLVDKYIDAYHGTDYVDMPDGLREEMQETYPFHPELIESLKTRYFAETESGATRGMLYLFAKVLVDKHQKTDLITHGEVDAVEYNDEIGRINVAHARADRCYDDIVDRLSNTDISFGRPILSTVLIYSLTPGLAEGATTSDIIIGTYHVGDRINDIIVDLERLQGEVYHLWRSDERFVIREDENPRSLVKNAARDVEDEDAMQLIGDTVESVFGSGAYAVGFNTDGELESVPDSQNIKVVVKNGPWSEDEVGEIIKNQPAGRQWRNTLVFVQPKNEKTISTTKQQEKFLGKAKEVIGAKLRQDDPSLSDEIQSEIKKLQGEYADDLEDRLESAYGEVIDGDNLLSAYDDAAEMSLENFTAAEDELNASNIAAAAEADPFDLQRNVWSIVQDRLNSRSETTIDDVYEKFLMDPTYPIPGSVQAVVDAVEDGLEEKPVLAHDGTGFQSEMDNLDPDSVLVLSENVDRWSVDDIESELQRNFSGGTKKVDVGTFELEVLNRTDVWVDSDDPHDDIMRAVGRLANEDQYVLVSGSEVITKARSDATLRDVSNAKRIGSGEVQSRIQEAIEDADEADTGQVLTAIRNDVEVYLPSEETKTAFTGAVSSLLGDGYRIKTMGDYVSSLGDRDPRSVVVAPMVPDEVGDKILDYIGDLDVEDTFEVGDIQAECAPEESEAAIRHFLLDNLGDDDPEYEFKTTRTQDPTDWFRGIGFRIPDADEWEFLYEGESLSDLLSKWQSSHESGTVTYGSVSFTAQNADAAPEKLQNVASFEIGHTELQLTEGQSHETVADLLEKIPSSATNIDITIEFE, encoded by the coding sequence ATGAGTGCGGAAGGAACTCTCGATACTGAGATCGACGATATACTGACGCTCAGTCAGGAACTCACGGAAGGTGACGGCCTCATTAAGGGCCAAATTCGCCTCTACGACGTCGATAGCGACGAAGATACACTGGAATCTAATCCTGGCCGGTTTTTCAATCGTACACTGCTGACCGACGGCTTAGAGGACTCTCTCAAGCGATTACGAGACACGCTCCAGGGCGAGGACAACACGCGCATCCACGAGATGTACGGTCCGTACGGGACCGGGAAGTCCCACCAGATGGTGGCAATGTACCACTGTTTCAATTCGCCCGACGTCGTCGAGGAGTGGGCCGACGGCCGGGTTGAGGGGCTCGACGGAACTCTCCCACGGGACGCGCTCCCTGTCGTTGTTTCTCTTCAGAAGGAACAGTCCGAGTATCTTTGGGAACCGCTATTCGACGCGCTGGACTACGAGGTTACTGAGGAAGACTACGACGAAGAGGGTGGCTACCCGACTATCGACGTGATCGAGGAGGCTGTCGGCGATCGAACTGTCGCCTTCTTCATGGACGAGCTGGAGGACTGGTTCGGAACCCTCGAAGGACGCCGTGAGAGCGCCAACAAAGGGTTCCTGCAGGCCCTCTTGGAAACTACCTCTCGCACGAATCTCTACGCTATCGTCTCGGTGCTACGCGAAGGATCGGCCGTCCACGACATTCTCTCTCGACAGACCCGAGTCGAAGTGAACATGTCCAACCAGGTGGATATCAAGGACGTCCTCCGCCACCGGTTGGTCGAACCCGATTCCATCGATATGCGTGCCGTTGAGACGCTCGTCGACAAATACATCGATGCCTATCACGGGACGGACTATGTCGATATGCCTGACGGCCTCCGGGAGGAGATGCAGGAGACGTACCCGTTCCACCCGGAACTTATCGAGTCGCTCAAAACGCGATACTTTGCCGAGACAGAATCCGGTGCGACTCGCGGGATGCTCTACCTCTTTGCGAAGGTGCTCGTGGACAAGCACCAGAAGACCGATCTCATCACCCATGGTGAGGTTGATGCAGTCGAGTACAACGACGAAATCGGACGGATCAATGTTGCTCATGCCCGTGCCGACCGGTGTTACGACGACATCGTCGACCGACTGTCCAATACCGATATCTCGTTCGGCCGTCCGATTCTCAGCACGGTTCTCATCTATTCGCTCACCCCTGGACTTGCTGAAGGAGCGACGACGTCGGACATCATCATCGGAACGTACCACGTTGGAGATCGCATCAACGACATCATCGTCGACCTCGAACGCCTGCAAGGCGAGGTGTACCACCTCTGGCGTTCGGACGAGCGCTTCGTCATACGAGAGGACGAAAATCCCCGGTCGTTAGTGAAGAACGCTGCCCGTGACGTCGAAGACGAGGATGCGATGCAGCTTATCGGCGATACAGTGGAGTCTGTATTTGGCTCGGGTGCGTATGCTGTCGGTTTCAATACCGATGGTGAACTGGAGAGCGTCCCGGACAGTCAAAATATCAAGGTGGTGGTGAAGAATGGCCCCTGGAGCGAGGACGAGGTCGGCGAGATCATCAAAAATCAGCCGGCGGGTCGCCAGTGGCGGAATACGCTGGTGTTCGTCCAGCCGAAAAATGAGAAGACGATTTCGACGACCAAGCAGCAGGAGAAATTCCTCGGCAAAGCGAAGGAGGTTATCGGCGCGAAGCTCCGACAGGACGATCCGAGTTTGTCTGACGAAATCCAGTCCGAAATCAAGAAGCTCCAAGGTGAATATGCAGATGACCTGGAAGACAGACTGGAGAGTGCCTACGGAGAGGTCATTGACGGTGACAATCTACTGAGTGCGTACGACGATGCGGCGGAAATGTCGCTGGAGAACTTCACGGCGGCAGAAGACGAGCTAAACGCTAGTAACATAGCTGCGGCAGCCGAAGCCGACCCCTTCGATCTTCAACGGAATGTCTGGAGTATTGTCCAAGACCGGCTGAACAGTCGGTCAGAGACGACGATCGATGACGTTTACGAGAAGTTCCTGATGGACCCGACGTATCCGATTCCGGGGAGTGTTCAGGCCGTTGTCGACGCAGTCGAGGACGGACTTGAAGAAAAACCTGTCCTTGCTCACGATGGGACGGGATTCCAGAGCGAAATGGACAATCTCGATCCAGATTCAGTTCTGGTGCTCAGTGAGAATGTTGACCGGTGGTCGGTCGACGATATCGAATCGGAACTCCAGCGGAACTTCAGTGGCGGCACGAAGAAAGTAGATGTGGGAACGTTCGAACTCGAAGTGCTAAACCGAACGGACGTGTGGGTCGACAGTGACGACCCTCATGACGACATTATGCGGGCAGTCGGACGACTTGCCAACGAGGATCAATACGTCCTTGTCAGCGGGAGTGAGGTAATCACGAAAGCCCGATCGGACGCCACACTTCGTGATGTCTCAAACGCGAAGAGGATTGGCTCAGGTGAGGTTCAAAGTCGTATCCAGGAAGCAATCGAGGATGCCGACGAAGCCGATACTGGTCAAGTCCTAACTGCGATCCGGAACGATGTCGAGGTCTATCTCCCGTCCGAAGAGACTAAAACAGCGTTTACGGGAGCTGTGAGTTCGCTCCTCGGCGACGGGTATCGGATCAAAACGATGGGCGACTATGTGAGTTCTCTCGGTGATCGAGACCCACGGTCTGTCGTAGTTGCTCCGATGGTGCCTGACGAAGTTGGGGATAAAATACTCGACTATATTGGGGATCTCGATGTGGAGGACACGTTCGAAGTCGGCGATATACAGGCCGAGTGCGCACCTGAGGAGTCTGAAGCTGCGATTCGGCATTTCCTGTTGGACAATCTCGGTGATGACGATCCCGAGTACGAATTCAAGACAACGAGGACACAAGATCCGACTGACTGGTTCCGGGGTATTGGTTTCCGGATCCCCGATGCCGACGAATGGGAGTTCCTCTATGAAGGAGAGAGTTTGTCAGACCTCCTCTCAAAGTGGCAGAGTTCACATGAGTCCGGTACTGTCACCTATGGATCAGTGTCGTTTACTGCCCAAAATGCCGACGCAGCCCCCGAGAAGCTCCAGAACGTGGCGAGCTTCGAGATAGGGCACACGGAACTGCAACTGACAGAGGGACAGTCGCACGAGACAGTCGCTGACTTGTTAGAGAAGATTCCGAGCAGTGCGACTAACATCGATATCACGATCGAGTTCGAATGA